In Pseudodesulfovibrio sp. JC047, the following are encoded in one genomic region:
- a CDS encoding transglycosylase SLT domain-containing protein, producing the protein MSSARALDIPDRAYKYRSTLIRCARVEWGLAAPVATFAAQLHQESLWRADAKSPVGAGGLAQFMPPTANWLPEVAPQVGKADPFNPGWALRALTAYDLWLWKRIQATTGCDRMAMTLSAYNGGLGWLRRDVRLTKTLGLNPRLWWKHVETVNAGRAKWAIKENRGYPRRILFLLEPLYEKAGWGKGVCP; encoded by the coding sequence ATGTCCTCGGCCCGTGCCCTGGATATCCCCGACCGAGCCTACAAATACCGTTCGACATTAATCCGCTGCGCCCGTGTGGAATGGGGGTTGGCTGCTCCCGTTGCCACATTCGCCGCGCAGCTCCACCAGGAAAGTCTTTGGCGCGCTGATGCAAAATCTCCTGTGGGTGCCGGTGGCCTGGCGCAGTTCATGCCCCCCACGGCCAATTGGCTGCCCGAGGTGGCCCCGCAGGTCGGCAAGGCCGATCCGTTCAATCCGGGATGGGCGTTACGCGCCCTGACCGCCTACGACCTGTGGCTCTGGAAACGCATTCAGGCAACCACGGGTTGTGACCGTATGGCCATGACCCTGTCCGCCTACAACGGCGGGCTGGGCTGGCTTCGCCGAGACGTCAGACTAACCAAGACCTTAGGCCTCAATCCCCGCCTCTGGTGGAAGCATGTGGAGACGGTCAACGCTGGTCGTGCCAAATGGGCCATCAAGGAAAATCGCGGCTATCCTCGCCGCATCCTGTTTTTGCTCGAACCCCTCTACGAAAAGGCCGGATGGGGCAAAGGAGTGTGTCCATGA